The window AGGGTTGTCTATTTGTACTTGATCACTTGGTTTGAGGAAGTGACATCCGTAGTGTACTGCAACATTTAAGTTGAGTTCTTTTTTGAATGATTCTTTGATTTTTTCAAGTCCGATGTCATTGTATAGTACTTCTGCGAAGTGTCTTACTTGTGTTGAACCTTTGTATTCACGGCCAATGTCTTTTAATGATCCGTTTACTTTTTCTCTTAGTTCTGAGTCTTCTTTAAGTTCAAGGTTTGCTTCGTGAAGTGAACCGAAACATCCGTTACATTCTGTTAAGAGTTGTTCTCCCATATCTTCTGCAATTGTTAAGTTTCTTGCAGCGATGGTTGCCCATGTTTCTTTATCAAATGATCCGAATACTCCTGGTGCAGGACAACAGGAAGCTCCTTCCATATCATTTAATTCTACACCTAGTGTTTCGAATAATACTCTTGTTGCTTTTTCGATACCTGGGTATCTGTTGTTCATAATACATCCTAAAAAGTAAGCATATGCCATAATTTATCCTCCTAAATTAAAATATTTTGTATTTATTCTTCTTCTTTTAGGTGACCGGTGTTCCAATCGTAACCTATAAGTTCGTCGAATTGTGTTAGTTTGAGTAATGTTTGTACTTCTTCAAGTGCTTCTGGGTAGAGTGCTGTTGTTGGTGGGATTTCTTGAAGACCAATTTCTGCACGTAGGTTTTCTATTTTATCGTTAATTGGTACAGCGTGTCCGGTTTTTGCTACGAATGAACCGGTTTTTTTGTGAGCTAGGCACATGTATCCTTCGTGTGCTGCTACGTTTCTTACTGCTTTTACGATTTCTACGATTTTTACATCACGTGGGCATCTTTCTTGACATGCGTAACAGGTTGTACACATCCAGATTGCGTCATCTGAGATAACTTCTTCTTTAAGTCCCATTAATGATTTTCTTACAAGTCTACGGATTAAGTATGGTGTTCTTCTTCCTGAAGGACATGCTCCTGAACAGGTTGCACATTGGTAACATACTGCTAAGCTTTCGCTTCCTTTTTCCATGATTTCGCTTTTAAATGAAGGATCGATATTTGCGTCTGTTACTAAATAATCAGTTTCGTTTAATAATGTCATTTTTTCACTCCATTAAGTAATAAAAAAAAGTTCACATTTTAAAATAAATTATAAAAGTGTGTTATTCTTTTTTTTGTAATATTTTTTGGTTTTTTTTTTAAATTAATATTTTTTTTAATATATTTTACATCCGATTAAAAAAAATTTAATTCATCTTTTTTTTTAAATATTTTATTTTTTTTAGATGTTTTTCTAATCTTAATTAAAGATTAAGAAAAAAAATTGTTTGGATAAATTTTTAAATAGTTAACTTGTAGAAATTTGACAAAAAATTATAGTGTTTACATTTTTTTATAAATCTCTATTTTATAATTTACTTGATGTTAATATATAAAGGTATCAAAAAAATATAAAACTGTAACCTTTAAGGTTACACTAATTTAAGTTAGTTTTAAAAATAAAATATTAACTACATAAAAAACACAAAAATAATAAACATACAAAAAAAAATTAGGAAAAGAACAAGAATGATAAAAATAAAAAACCATGATGGACCTGCAAGAATTGGACAAATAAATGAAGCATTAACACCTAACATAATAGACTACAAAAAAATCCAACAAGTAAAAAACATACCCACACCATTTAAAATACAAAAAGAAATAGCACAAGAAAACATGGAAAAAACAATAAAACTAGCAGAAAATGAAGAAGATAAAAACAAAATTGCAGTAATACAAGGAGCAGAATATACAGATTTAAGAGTAGAATGTGCAAAAAGACTAGAAGAAAAAGGATTTACAAATTTAATGTTTGCAAATACAGATGAAATGATGAGAAATCCTGAAAAACTACTTGAAATAATAATAGAAGTACGTGAAAACATAAATCCAAATACAACACTATACTTCCCATTTGCAACAACACAAATCATACCAATACTAGCATACCTGGGAATAGATATGTTTGATACATCACGGGTGATATATGAAGCAAAAAACAAAAATCTAATGACAAATACAAACATATACCCACAAGATGAATACCAACTAGAAGATGATCTAATTGATGCAAATTTAAAACAACTAGAATTCACAATAAAAGAAGTACAACAAAACATGAAAAACAAAACTCTAAGAAATCTAACAGAACAAAGAGCATGTACAAATCCAGAACTTATGACATTACATAGATTACTTGATAAAAACCACCAAAACTACCTACAAAAATATACACAATTATACTAAATTCTAGAAAAGAAAGTTATTAGAGGGAAAAAAAATTTTATTTTTTATAAAAAAAAATAATATAAAAAAAAAGGTGAGATAAAAAATCACATCAGTTCATTTTTATAATTTTTTTTTATATTACTCCTTTTTTTTACTATTTAAAATTCTAATATTATCTAATTATTAATTACTCATCTATTTTTTTTAGACATCTATTTCTTTAGCTGATGCTAAAATACGATTATATGTTCTTCTTGCTGTAGAACCATCATATCCAATATATACAAAACATCGACTATTATCATGTTTAGTACATACTACTTGATAAAAACATGTTCTTTTATCACGAAGAAACTGTATATCCTTATAGACATCATGAGTAATATGAGTTTCT is drawn from Methanosphaera cuniculi and contains these coding sequences:
- the hdrB gene encoding CoB--CoM heterodisulfide reductase subunit B — its product is MAYAYFLGCIMNNRYPGIEKATRVLFETLGVELNDMEGASCCPAPGVFGSFDKETWATIAARNLTIAEDMGEQLLTECNGCFGSLHEANLELKEDSELREKVNGSLKDIGREYKGSTQVRHFAEVLYNDIGLEKIKESFKKELNLNVAVHYGCHFLKPSDQVQIDNPKNPKILDELVEITGAKSVPYKDKMMCCGAGGGVRARDLEVTTSFTHEKLENMSAVDVDAIIDVCPFCHMQFDAGQKEVNEQYDTNYAIPVLHLAQLYGLAMGLSPADLTLDKQVVNPEQLVAKMDTPREE
- a CDS encoding archaeosine tRNA-ribosyltransferase encodes the protein MIKIKNHDGPARIGQINEALTPNIIDYKKIQQVKNIPTPFKIQKEIAQENMEKTIKLAENEEDKNKIAVIQGAEYTDLRVECAKRLEEKGFTNLMFANTDEMMRNPEKLLEIIIEVRENINPNTTLYFPFATTQIIPILAYLGIDMFDTSRVIYEAKNKNLMTNTNIYPQDEYQLEDDLIDANLKQLEFTIKEVQQNMKNKTLRNLTEQRACTNPELMTLHRLLDKNHQNYLQKYTQLY